In Massilia violaceinigra, one DNA window encodes the following:
- a CDS encoding sensor histidine kinase, with product MSPVPPTIAHAMKAFVSNTPALVYQFELHPDGRVAFPYVSDGCAALLGLSAVELQAEPERFIELILPEDRKSYLDAMHASAASLSGWNWEGRVWIHEYKDQKWINLRSTPRAMPEHPGSVHWEGLMTNITASKLEQLEVTRSRARLAELAAHLEHVKEQERTRIAREIHDDLGGNLTAIKMALMMLTQRLPPDQPQLAERAAYVDSLVDRTIDAVHRISLDLRPSMLDFGIVAALEWQVKEFEKQNGIACSFTCPEKEIDLHLDHATALFRIFQEALTNIAKHAHASRVGVRLQLLRQHIVLTIADNGAGIAQADRQKPQSFGLRGMSERAQALGGTMTLADAPGGGTVVTIKIKLSSARARIMEDETNEHDSAGPHAPAPVEPPAPGATRTE from the coding sequence ATGAGCCCAGTTCCCCCCACCATCGCCCACGCCATGAAGGCCTTCGTCAGCAATACTCCGGCGCTGGTGTACCAGTTCGAACTGCACCCGGATGGCCGGGTGGCGTTCCCCTATGTCAGCGATGGCTGCGCCGCCCTGCTCGGCCTGTCCGCCGTCGAGCTGCAGGCCGAACCCGAACGCTTCATCGAACTGATCCTGCCCGAAGACCGCAAGAGCTACCTCGACGCCATGCACGCCTCGGCCGCCAGCCTGTCCGGCTGGAACTGGGAGGGCCGGGTCTGGATCCACGAATACAAGGACCAGAAATGGATCAACCTGCGCTCGACCCCGCGCGCCATGCCCGAACACCCGGGCAGCGTGCACTGGGAAGGCTTGATGACCAATATCACGGCCAGCAAGCTCGAACAGCTGGAAGTGACGCGCTCGCGCGCCCGCCTGGCCGAGCTGGCCGCCCACCTGGAACACGTCAAGGAACAGGAACGCACCCGCATCGCGCGCGAAATCCACGATGACCTGGGCGGCAACCTGACCGCCATCAAGATGGCCCTGATGATGCTGACCCAGCGCCTGCCGCCGGACCAGCCGCAGCTGGCCGAGCGCGCCGCCTATGTCGACTCGCTGGTCGACCGCACCATCGACGCGGTGCACCGCATTTCGCTCGACCTGCGCCCGTCGATGCTCGATTTCGGCATCGTCGCCGCGCTCGAATGGCAGGTCAAGGAATTCGAAAAACAGAACGGCATCGCCTGCAGCTTCACCTGTCCGGAGAAGGAAATCGACCTGCACCTGGACCATGCGACGGCGCTGTTCCGGATTTTCCAGGAAGCGCTGACCAATATCGCCAAGCATGCGCACGCCAGCCGGGTCGGGGTGCGCCTGCAATTGCTGCGCCAGCACATCGTCTTGACGATTGCCGACAACGGCGCCGGCATCGCCCAGGCCGACCGCCAGAAACCGCAATCGTTCGGCCTGCGCGGCATGAGCGAGCGGGCCCAGGCGCTGGGCGGGACCATGACCCTGGCCGATGCGCCCGGCGGCGGCACGGTCGTGACCATCAAAATTAAGCTCAGTTCGGCCAGAGCGAGGATAATGGAGGATGAAACCAACGAGCATGACAGCGCGGGGCCGCACGCACCGGCCCCTGTTGAACCACCGGCGCCCGGCGCCACCCGAACCGAGTAA